In one Fimbriimonadaceae bacterium genomic region, the following are encoded:
- a CDS encoding addiction module protein, producing the protein MGSDATKLLEAALKLPPEARAAMAGSLLDSLDTALDADAETDWEQEIARRLKDLDSSHPHLVSWSDARRKILGL; encoded by the coding sequence ATGGGATCTGACGCAACCAAATTGTTAGAAGCAGCCTTGAAGCTTCCACCAGAAGCCCGCGCGGCCATGGCCGGGTCCTTGTTGGATAGCCTGGATACCGCCCTTGATGCGGATGCCGAAACGGATTGGGAGCAGGAAATCGCACGCCGCCTCAAGGATCTCGATTCGTCTCACCCTCATCTCGTTTCCTGGAGCGATGCCCGTCGAAAGATACTCGGCCTTTGA
- a CDS encoding type II toxin-antitoxin system RelE/ParE family toxin: MPGLSVVFHPAAVEEAQAARQWYAARSQSAADSFLAELDRGIEAVSLAPERWPLFVHGTRRYLFQRFPFPLVYRVVKDSVQVVALAHGRRRPGYRKLR; the protein is encoded by the coding sequence ATGCCCGGGTTATCGGTTGTGTTTCATCCCGCCGCTGTTGAAGAGGCTCAAGCTGCTCGGCAATGGTATGCGGCAAGAAGCCAGTCGGCTGCGGACTCGTTTCTCGCCGAACTTGACCGCGGCATCGAAGCCGTCTCTCTTGCTCCGGAACGCTGGCCGCTGTTCGTCCACGGCACTCGCCGGTATCTTTTTCAGCGATTTCCCTTCCCGTTGGTCTACCGGGTCGTGAAGGACTCCGTTCAGGTGGTGGCCCTTGCTCATGGCCGACGCCGGCCAGGATATCGGAAACTTCGCTAA